One window from the genome of Vespula pensylvanica isolate Volc-1 chromosome 11, ASM1446617v1, whole genome shotgun sequence encodes:
- the LOC122632903 gene encoding vacuolar protein sorting-associated protein 13 isoform X3: MVFESIIAELLNKVLGEYIQNLDYTQLKLSLWGGDVVLTDLLIKETALDVLDLPIRLEYGRLGKLILKIPYKDIWNAQVDAIVEELFVLVVPSSQVVYDPEKEAKQQLEAKKAELARIEKSKQLAETKPQEKLDDSMVEKLIARMIKNIHVEIKRIHVRYEDHITFKDHPFSFGFTLNTFVLESCTNNWSTTDSMKDMYAIPQIYKLCTLDGLAVYLNTGVEQFSKNLPSMFSKLFSDGIATMDYTPIDYLYLLGPINVNAKLKLNPKPEADGSNYTIPKVWLNLEMLKLRIALTKHQYRTLVQLGEGLDQAQKAAPYRKYRPNVKSYRGHYKEWWKFAYTCILEETVRRKQRNWDWNHMKAHRDMCREYAQVYQTKLTTKKVVKDIEERLANYEKKLDLFNLVIIRQQIEMEVERLAEKEKTLKAKRGWFGFLWGSPQTEETQDLNSAAAIMRKFEEAMTPQEKEKLYRAIDYQENITPAHYPETYEMIDTNFFLHGLQLLLLDTDKEYPSILDLQLNSVQAGFKSRPSANAILITTSISDMKLFGVKQNDYIPSLFNSEVFNSDNVLLSISYEKNPLDKLCGDRIIVKSKSVDIIYDAQTIIELVKLFKVPNSSALNQIQAAAAEQLEGLKEMSALGLEYAIEKHSVLDIQVDMQASQLIIPHGGLYDSTKSLFIINLGSLKMHSLEKPKNNKSKATVKQLASMGKSEEDILLHLREYSYDKFALNIVNFQILVSLGNENWREALMKDSPMTLLCPTTLEIQFHKCLITDDPLLPKMRLVGQLPSLAINVTDVLLLEVFNIAQSIPFPEEETSTQLTKSSLSKSVSQLSLFKELTTISSANDKKKQEDKPLKQTTDLEMKFVMKEFTLSISKQRDEIVMSFVRFEILQLEVEMLQRSYDQEILLKLGGTQMKQHRNNEEIFMINTPMSTGKDEYLIIVQYVNVNKRSPEFITRHESVVKLLQLEFTTLQVVLHQEALIDFLKFVTYIQDKIQAMSVLKETVQEDIVPSRPTHLSFIQEETSTFVRDQIQKQKLKPSKLRRKREVVEFIDLKVKAKVGTISIKMTSDLRDISAFFIEGIIAGFIMKASYSQANINLTSINIKDLNTTSIYKNIISVEGEESLKIEAVIYNIEPHEQDKNNMSIKVIMGCHRIIFLNVFVTSVMNFLNNFQATQQAIKEASAAAAEAAKTNIKDVQESATRVELNVKIKAPLIYVPRNSKSEHCLMLDMGNLTICNIFKKLEVETVSGEYPIVDEMKIELQNLKLLRIRLNKIEFTIENQVLLLEPVSFTLLMKRNLSTAWFTSIPDIDMFGRLNKINLLLSQEDYATIMKVLEENLGESIEESKPTQISGYSDKKSLSDHQNKRKIIEPIKVDVITEEEGTVFQEQKHVHTFIKFEFIMDSLVISLFTGGSKMLQTQTSPLHLPENGLAKFSLTHFAVKGRIFVGDLLVTSILLMNCTLDDIRPSRESTLTRLMERTTSLSSAHDTEKDAKTVRSMLDVTIRRGPNDIFVDVRVFSFSIIVSLDYLMKIKDFFNIVPSTSTKNISQSSQKGYNDVVIKKRSPQTSGNQTNQMLTVNLHVEKPDIILLEDMDDINSNCILLNTELLLKMRIMGEHQVITGSVKDLSLLTGIYNPAKRADWIYQVLRPCSISVAGSTPEGKGLHIDVSCTDIYISVSPGVIEILNNVIHTVTKTEEEDKEVVKPEPNYEGLWQITPYKEQNYWFLKPEIGTEVLELFSYPDYDDNTVYKPELAIISAPTILLTLEAGVGNKTLPMLLTNIGFQSNVNDWSTKAMSLECTISLIIAYYNSRLALWEPLIEPKEGIQNGKRTSTSWELKTKVQFNDLEVSSRGASAISPSVESEPEDLHQIAKMSIDITSSENLEITVTKTCLDVLKQLGNAFSSAIEPGRKMATQKLAPYVLRNETGLAMTLNLELSHFKIFDSGSRSNNKTDLYTEVILESGASIELVPKFTKVETHLLEQLKADSIKDSGDNKFVVSFKEICDKLTIPVLRADKRFFSLKYRKDNSEEWGIVSDVVVDEGSTIVTLRSILQVHNHFTEPISVYYMTKRGNEVECVGTVAPDDRLNLPLDAVYTPTNIYWLFFSVNGYMVSIEPFVWKDLQKNVSMTKLLKCEARSKQEIIEPFYIQMFFVMIVVGSILYNNNTVSLFLNAIDWQYKLCHFIDHVKRFCLNCFNSEHPKYVETPIQVVGEIEQVYFENTSRHTMASTIYNVHLYPSVYLKNFLPIDIIICLPGIIEEKLLEASATLQIPTIDYTKSNIVIKLPNYLEKNWSCKGEIIANPPEFSVWSFESFDSSQKVIMDLGMHTSYKHGSIIMALYCPFWMLNKTGLMLSYRSGEDYLNILYHPEHFKGPILFSFRSKVFFGKKKAMVRVEDGEWSEKFSIDVAGSEGVVACKYNGMIYQIGVHNQLTYNSLTKQITFTPYYVLINNSDFIIECQEGDRPADPLIIVSPGECSAFWPRSEQEVKTLKAKAAGYREKTAAFIYTDSHTTLLKLDNKYGGINVDIQINEGGIYISMTGYNPGNAPALIINHTHHLINFWEKGSINVKSIASFNKMFYTWENPAGPRKLMWEDYNNKEVEDDLRKDTLGAFKMLISNTEEEIYYVSFLNGTQRVLLFTTNLKIAEDCQLVGDFEPTEQEITLNIHGIGFSLVNNVTKSELLYMCIASSGIIWETCKSGGNRWRHLNTREINIIEEGYQKYIRELQIEKEPSHRILLEPKLEVDYLNMEMLKPHRRYMRRSFQTGLWLQYKTSIHQVQLHAKINRLQIDNQLSDCVFPVILAPVPLPKSITQSTVPKPFAELSMVKRLLEHSTVQQFRYFKVLVQEFHIKVDIVFINAIMAFLETNVANDVEESELFRSDMKLVHEPLMYHVSLITTAEQKNFFDLLHFSPLKIHISFSMTGTGSGSSALPQVLNVLLQGLGVTLTDINDIVFKLAYFERDYTFMTNKQLISEATTHYVGQAIKQAYVLVLGLDVIGNPYGLVVGTMKGIEDLFYEPFQGAIQGPGEFAEGLYLGVRSMLGHTVGGMAGAVSKITGAMGKGIATLTFDKDYQRKRQEQLNKQPANLQEGLARSGKGLIMGVVDGVTGVVMKPISGAKEEGVEGFFKGFGKGVVGLVTRPTAGVVDFASGSFGAVRRAAELNEEVKRVRPPRFLQPDSLVRPYIRDEADGNKILIELEKGKYANTDIYFYHIYINKDVLLLTDKRIAYLEHSDLFGGWKVDWTHTWQEIELPKVVDKGVQIFIKDSSRRKKLGNLFGSTEQSKIILITDYNIKQLLYIKIREQMNQYGLTDEFK, encoded by the exons ATGGTTTTTGAATCAATCATAGCAGAACTACTAAATAAAGTTCTGGGAGAGTATATTCAAAATTTGGATTATACGCAGTTAAAACTTAGTCTATGGGGAG GCGATGTAGTATTAacagatttattaataaaagaaacagcATTAGATGTATTGGATTTACCTATAAGATTAGAATATGGTCGATTAG gaaaattaatattaaaaattccatataaagatatatgGAATGCTCAAGTTGATGCGATAGTCGAAGAATTATTTGTACTTGTTGTACCTTCAAGCCAAGTTGTTTATGATCctgaaaaagaagcaaagcAACAATTAGAAGCCAAAAAGGCTGAGCTTGcaagaatagagaaaagcaAACAATTAGCAGAGACTAAAC cACAAGAAAAGCTAGATGATTCAATggttgaaaaattaattgctcgtatgataaaaaatatacatgttgaaataaagagaattcATGTGCGTTATGAAGACCATATTACATTTAAGGATCATCCATTTTCATTTGGATTTACATTAAATACATTTGTCTTAGAAAGCTGTACAAATAATTGGAGTACAACTGATAGCATGAAAGATATGTATGCAATTCCACAAATTTATAAG CTATGTACACTGGATGGCCTCGCTGTATATCTTAATACCGGTGTAGAACAATTTAGTAAAAATCTACCTTCTATGTTTTCAAAACTGTTTTCTGATGGTATTGCAACAATGGATTATACTcctattgattatttatatt tACTGGGTCCAATAAATGTTAATGCAAAATTAAAGCTTAATCCAAAGCCTGAAGCAGATGGCAGTAATTATACCATTCCAAAAGTATGGCTCAATTTGGAAATGCTTAAATTACGAATAGCATTGACAAAACATCAATATCGAACTTTAGTACAGTTAGGAGAAGGTTTGGATCAAGCTCAAAAGGCTGCTccatatagaaaatatagacCAAATGTAAAATCATATAGGGGCCATTATAAAGAATG gTGGAAATTTGCATATACTTGTATATTAGAAGAAACTGTAAGAAGAAAGCAGAGAAATTGGGATTGGAATCATATGAAAGCACATAGAGATATGTGCCGCGAATATGCACAAGTGTATCAAACGAAATTAACAACTAAGAAAGTAGTGAAAGATATTGAAGAACGTCTTGCGAATTATGAAAAGAAGTTAGATCTTTTCAATTTAGTTATAATCAGACAACAAATTGAAATGGAA gtCGAAAGATtagcagagaaagaaaagactcTTAAAGCGAAAAGAGGATGGTTTGGCTTTTTGTGGGGTTCTCCTCAAACAGAAGAAACTCAAGATTTGAATTCTGCTGCAGCTATta tgCGTAAATTCGAAGAAGCCATGACACcacaagaaaaggaaaaattgtaTCGTGCAATTGATTACCAAGAGAACATTACACCAGCTCATTATCCCGAAACTTATGAAATGATTGATACTAACTTCTTCTTACATGGACTTCAGTTACTTCTTTTAGATACAGATAAAGAATATCCAAGTATCTTGgatttacaattaaatagTGTTCAAGCTGGTTTTAAGTCACGACCTTCTGCTAATGCTATTTT aATAACAACATCAATTAGTGATATGAAACTTTTTGGAGTGaaacaaaatgattatattCCTTCACTTTTTAATTCTGAAGTTTTTAATTCAGATAATGTTTTACTAtctatttcttatgaaaagaATCCTCTTGACAAATTATGTGGTGATCGTATTATTGTAAAATCAAAATCCGTGGATATTATCTATGATGCTCAAACAATTATAGAATTAGTTAAATTGTTTAAAGTTCCAAATTCCTCAGCTTTAAATCA aattcaaGCAGCTGCTGCAGAACAATTAGAAGGCTTAAAAGAAATGTCTGCTTTAGGTTTGGAGTATGCTATTGAAAAACATTCAGTATTAGATATTCAg GTAGACATGCAAGCATCTCAATTAATTATACCACATGGTGGATTATATGATAGTactaaatcattatttataataaatttgggTAGTTTGAAGATGCATTCTCTTGAAAAGcccaaaaataataaatctaaagcAACTGTTAAACAGCTTGCTAGTATGGGTAAAAGtgaagaagatattttattacactTAAGAGAATATAGTTATGATAAATTTGCTCTGAATATAGTTAATTTTCAG attctTGTTTCATTGGGAAATGAAAATTGGAGAGAAGCTTTAATGAAAGATAGTCCAATGACATTACTGTGTCCAACTACATTAGAAATTCAATTTCACAAATGTTTAATAACGGATGATCCTTTATTACCTAAAATGAGATTAGTAGGACAATTACCATCTCTTGCTATTAATGTAACAG ATGTACTTTTATTAGAAGTTTTTAATATTGCTCAAAGCATCCCATTCCCTGAGGAAGAAACTTCTACCCAACTTACAAAGTCATCACTT agcaAATCCGTTTCCCAATTATCTCTATTTAAGGAATTGACTACAATTTCTTCAGccaatgataaaaagaagcaGGAAGATAAACCACTTAAACAGACAACTGATTTAGAAATGAAGTTCGTAATGAAAG AATTCACTTTATCAATTTCCAAACAAAGAGATGAAATAGTCATGTCATTTGTAAGATTTGAAATCTTACAATTAGAAGTTGAAATGTTGCAACGTTCCTACGatcaagaaatattattaaaactagGCGGTACTCAAATGAAACAACATCgtaataatgaagaaatttttatgataaatactCCCATGTCAACTGGAAAAGACGAGTATCTTATTATAGTGCAATATGTTAAT gTGAATAAACGATCACCAGAGTTTATCACGCGACATGAATCGGTCGTAAAATTGTTACAATTAGAATTTACTACATTACAAGTAGTACTTCATCAGGAAGCccttattgattttttaaaatttgtgACATATATACAG GATAAGATACAGGCTATGTCtgttttaaaagaaacagTGCAAGAAGATATAGTACCATCTCGGCCAACtcatttatctttcattcaaGAAGAAACTTCTACATTTGTCAGAGATCAAATCCAGAAGCAGAAACTTAAACCTTCAAAATTAC GACGTAAAAGAGAAGTGGTCGAGTTTATagatttaaaagtaaaagcTAAAGTTGGCActataagtataaaaatgaCCAGTGATCTAAGAGACATTAGTGCTTTTTTTATAGAAGGCATTATTGCTGGTTTTATAATGAAGGCTTCTTATTCACAAGCAAATATTAATCTTACCTCCATTAATATCAAAGATCTTAACACTacatcaatttataaaaat attatatcAGTAGAAGGTGAAGAGTCTTTAAAAATTGAAGCAgtaatatacaatattgaaCCACATGAGcaagataaaaacaatatgTCTATTAAAGTTATTATGGGCTGCCaccgtattatatttttaaatgtcttTGTTACAAGTGTTATG aattttcttaataatttccaAGCAACACAACAAGCAATTAAAGAAGCATCTGCAGCAGCTGCAGAAGCAGCAAAAACTAATATTAAGGATGTTCAAGAAAGTGCAACGCGAGTAGAATTAAACGTAAAAATTAAG GCTCCTCTTATATATGTGCCTAGAAATTCAAAAAGCGAACATTGTTTAATGTTAGATATGGGTAACCTtacaatttgtaatattttcaaaaaactaGAAGTCGAAACAGTGTCTGGAGAATATCCTATAGTTGATGAGATGAAGAttgaattacaaaatttaaaacTCTTAAg aatAAGACtaaacaaaattgaatttaCGATTGAGAACCAAGTTCTATTACTAGAACCAGTTAGTTTTACACTATTGATGAAACGCAATTTGTCAACTGCATGGTTTACTTCTATACCAGATATTGATATGTTCGGTCGattgaacaaaattaatttattattaagtcAAGAAGACTATGCAACCATAATGAAAgttttagaagaaaatttaggAGAATCAATAGAAGAGTCTAAACCTACACAAATTTCGGGATATAGCGATAAAAAGTCTTTATCAGATCATCAGAATAAGCGAAAAATAA TAGAACCAATTAAAGTGGACGTTATTACTGAAGAGGAAGGTACAGTTTTTCAAGAGCAAAAACATGTACatacgtttattaaatttgaatttattatggATAGCCTTGTTATTAGTTTGTTTACAGGAGGCTCCAAAATG TTACAGACTCAAACGTCACCTCTACATCTTCCAGAAAATGGTTTGGCAAAGTTTTCCTTAACACATTTTGCAGTTAAAGGACGAATATTCGTTGGTGATTTATTAGTAACTTCTATCCTTCTTATGAATTGTACTTTGGACGATATTCGGCCTAGTAGAGAAAGTACTTTGACAAGACTGATGGAAAGGACAACAAGCTTATCATCTGCACATGATACGGAAAAAGATGCAAAGACTGTGAGGAGTATGTTGGATGTAACAATTAGACGAGGCCCTAATGACATATTTG TTGATGTTAGAGTGTTCTCATTCAGCATTATTGTATCACTTGATTACCTAATgaagataaaagatttttttaatattgtaccTTCTACATCAACTAAGAATATATCTCAATCTTCACAAAAGGGTTATAATGATGTAGTGATTAAGAAACGATCACCTCAAACTTCAGGAAATCAAACTAACCAAATGTTAACTGTGAATTTACATGTAGAAAAGCCAGATATTATTCTTCTTGAGGATATGGATGATATAAATTCAAACTgcatattattaaat aCTGAGCTACTTTTAAAAATGCGCATAATGGGTGAACATCAAGTTATAACAGGTTCTGTTaaagatctttctcttttaactgGTATATATAATCCTGCTAAAAGGGCTGATTGGATATATCAG GTTTTAAGACCATGTAGTATTAGTGTAGCAGGTTCTACACCTGAAGGAAAAGGTCTTCACATAGATGTATCTTGtacagatatttatatttctgtcTCACCag gtGTAATTGAGATTTTGAACAATGTCATTCATACTGTAACTAAAacagaagaggaagataaagaagtgGTAAAGCCTGAACCTAATTATGAAGGACTTTGGCAAATTACTCCatataaagaacaaaattattggTTTTTAAAACCAG AGATTGGAACGGAGGTATTagaacttttttcttatcccgATTACGATGATAATACGGTTTATAAACCTGAATTAGCTATAATTTCTGCACCAACAATTTTGTTAACATTGGAAGCAGGCGTTGGCAATAAAACATTACCAATGCTTTTGACGAATATTGGATTTCAAAGCAATGTCAATGATTGGAGTACTAAAGCt atGTCCTTGGAATGTAcaatttctcttattatagCATATTATAATAGTCGTTTAGCTTTATGGGAACCATTGATAGAACCAAAGGAAGGAATACAAAATGGAAAACGTACTTCAACTTCTTGGGAATTGAAAACGAAA GTACAATTTAATGATTTAGAAGTGAGCTCTAGAGGAGCTAGTGCAATCAGTCCAAGTGTAGAAAGTGAACCAGAAGATTTACATCAAATTGCTAAAATGTCCATTGACATAACATCTTCT gaAAATCTAGAAATTACTGTGACCAAAACTTGTCTGGATGTATTAAAACAATTAGGTAATGCATTCTCTTCTGCTATCGAACCTGGTAGAAAAATGGCCACTCAAAAATTAGCACCATATGTATTGAGAAATGAAACTGGCTTGGCAATGACATTGAACTTAGAGCTTAGTCATTTTAAG atatttgaTAGTGGTTCAAggtcaaataataaaacagatTTGTATACCGAAGTAATTCTCGAATCTGGAGCGTCCATAGAACTCGTACCAAAGTTTACCAAAGTAGAAACGCACCTTCTTGAACAATTAAAAGCTGATTCTATTAAAGACAGTGGAGACAATAAATTTGTTGTTTCA TTCAAAGAAATTTGTGATAAATTGACAATACCAGTTCTTCGAGCAGATAAAAGATTCTTCTCGTTGAAATATCGTAAAGATAATTCAGAGGAATGGGGTATTGTTTctgatgttgttgttgatgaAGGAAGCACTATTGTTACACTTAGAAGTATCCTTCAG gtACATAATCATTTCACCGAACCTATATCTGTATATTATATGACGAAACGAGGAAACGAAGTTGAATGTGTAGGCACAGTAGCTCCTGATGATCGATTGAATCTTCCATTGGATGCTGTATATACAccaacaaatatttattggtTGTTCTTTAGTGTTAATGG TTACATGGTTTCAATAGAACCATTTGTTTGGAAAGACCTTCAAAAGAATGTTTCCATGACAAAACTGCTAAAGTGTGAAGCAAGAtcaaaacaagaaataatagaacCGTTTTATATACAG atGTTTTTCGTGATGATTGTGGTTGGTAGTATTCTCTATAATAACAACACAGTCAGTTTATTCTTAAATGCTATCGACTGGCAATACAAATTGTGTCATTTTATTGATCACGTGAAACGTTTCTGCTTGAATTGTTTTAATTCAGAGCACCCAAAATATGTGGAAACACCTATTCAG gTTGTAGGAGAAATAGAGCaagtttattttgaaaatactaGTCGCCACACAATGGCAAGCACTATTTATAATGTGCATTTATATCCATCtgtatatctaaaaaattttttgccaattgacattattatttgtcttcctggaattatcgaagaaaaacttttgGAAGCTAGTGCTACTTTACAGATTCCAACAATTGACTATACAAAGtcaaatattgttattaag CTACCAAATTATTTAGAGAAAAATTGGTCATGCAAAGGTGAAATAATAGCAAATCCACCGGAGTTTTCAGTCTGGTCTTTTGAATCCTTTGATAGTTCACAAAAAGTTATTATGGATTTAGGAATGCATACATCATATAAACATGGTTCGATTATAATGGCTCTCTATTGTCCTTTCTGGATGTTAAATAAAACTGGATTAATGTTATCTTATAGG aGTGGagaagattatttaaatattttatatcaccCAGAACATTTTAAAGGaccaatattattttcattccgGTCAAAAGTCTTTTTTGGCAAAAAGAAAGCAATGGTGAGGGTAGAAGATGGAGAATGGTCTGAAAAGTTTTCAATTGATGTTGCAGGAAGTGAGGGAGTAGTTGCATGCAAATACAATGGAATGATATATCAG attgGTGTACATAATCAACTGACATATAATTCTTTGACAAAGCAAATTACATTTACACCTTATTAtgttcttattaataatagtgattttataattgaatGTCAAGAAGGTGATAGACCTGCTGATCCACTTATCATA gttTCACCTGGAGAATGTTCTGCTTTCTGGCCTCGTTCAGAACAAGAAGTGAAAACTTTGAAAGCAAAGGCTGCAGGATATCGTGAAAAAACAGCAGCTTTTATTTATACTGATAGCCATACTACGTTGTTGAAGCTAGATAACAAg tacGGCGGTATTAATGTTGATATACAAATCAATGAAGGTgggatatatatttcaatgacaGGTTACAATCCTGGCAATGCTCCAGCTCTTATTATAAATCACACTCatcatttaatcaatttttggGAAAAAGGATCTATAAATGTAAA ATCTATTGCATCATTTAACAAAATGTTTTACACCTGGGAAAATCCTGCTGGCCCAAGAAAATTAATGTGGGAAgattataacaataaagaagtagaagatgatctaagaaaa GATACTTTGGGTGCATTTAAAATGCTTATTTCGAATACAGAAGaggaaatatattatgtatcatTTCTTAATGGTACACAAAGAGTACTTCTATTTACTACAAATTTGAAGATAGCTGAAGATTGTCAACTGGTAGGCGATTTTGAGCCTACTGAACAAGAAATAACTCTTAATATTCATGGAATAGGATTTTCACTTGTAAATAATGTTACTAAGTCAGAGcttttatatatgtgcataGCTAG CTCTGGTATAATATGGGAAACATGTAAATCTGGTGGAAATAGATGGCGTCATCTCAATacaagagaaattaatattattgaagaGGGAtaccaaaaatatatacgtgaatTACAAATTGAGAAAGAGCCGTCTCATAGAATATTACTTGAGCCTAAGTTGGAG GTTGATTACTTAAATATGGAAATGTTAAAACCGCATCGTCGTTACATGCGACGTTCATTCCAAACTGGTTTATGGCTACAATATAAAACATCAATACATCAAGTACAATTACAtgcaaaaattaatagattacAGATAGATAATCAACTTTCAGATTGTGTTTTTCCAGTTATTCTAGCACCTGTTCCTCTACCCAAAAGTATCACACAAAGTACAG TACCAAAACCATTTGCCGAACTTAGTATGGTAAAACGTCTTTTGGAACATAGTACCGTGCAACAATTTCGTTATTTCAAAGTACTTGTTCAAGAATTTCACATTAAAGTGgatatagtatttataaatgCCATAATGGCCTTTTTGGAGACTAACGTAGCGAATGACGTGGAAGaa AGCGAACTATTTCGTTCAGACATGAAATTGGTACATGAACCACTTATGTATCATGTCAGTCTGATCACAACAGCTGagcaaaagaatttctttgacTTATTGCATTTTTCACCTCTTAAG ATACATATTAGTTTTTCCATGACTGGTACTGGAAGTGGATCTTCTGCACTACCTCAAgtattaaatgtattattacaaGGCCTTGGAGTTACTCTGACTGATATAAACGATATCGTATTCAA ATTAGCatatttcgaaagagattACACTTTCATGACAAATAAGCAATTAATTTCGGAAGCAACTACGCATTATGTAGGACAAGCTATTAAACAAGCTTATGTTCTTGTGTTAGGTCTTGATGTTATTGGTAATCCATATGGTCTTGTAGTTGGTACAATGAAAGGTAtcgaagatttattttatgagCCTTTCCAAGGTGCCATACAAGGTCCAGGAGAATTTGCTGAAGGATTATATCTTGGTGTAAGAAGTATGTTAGGTCATACTGTTGGTGGAATGGCAGGAGCTGTATCTAAAATTACAGGAGCTATGG gTAAAGGAATAGCTACTTTAACTTTTGACAAAGATTATCAAAGGAAAAGGCAAGAACAATTGAATAAACAGCCAGCAAATTTGCAAGAAGGACTTGCAAGAAGTGGGAAAGGTTTGATAATG GGAGTTGTAGATGGTGTAACTGGTGTTGTAATGAAACCCATATCCGGTGCTAAAGAAGAAGGCGTTGAAGGATTTTTCAAAGGTTTTGGAAAAGGAGTTGTTGGACTTGTAACTAGACCAACTGCCGGTGTTGTTGACTTTGCGAGTGGATCTTTCGGTGCTGTCAGACG tgCGGCTGAATTAAACGAAGAAGTTAAAAGAGTTCGTCCACCGAGATTCCTACAGCCAGACAGTCTTGTTCGACCTTATATAAGAGATGAAGCAGATGGTAATAAAATTCTGATT gaacttgaaaaaggaaaatatgcAAACacagatatttatttctatcatatatatataaataaggaTGTCCTATTGCTTACCGATAAACGTATAGCGTATCTTGAACATAGTGATTTATTCGGTGGTTGGAAG gtCGATTGGACTCATACGTGGCAAGAAATTGAATTACCTAAAGTAGTAGATAAAGGAGtacagatttttattaaagattcttcaagaaggaagaaactGGGTAATTTATTTGGTAGCACAGAACAATCcaaaataatcttaataacAGATTACAATATAAAGCAG ttactttatataaaaatacgggAACAGATGAATCAATATGGATTAACAGATGAATTTAAATAA